In one window of Miscanthus floridulus cultivar M001 chromosome 12, ASM1932011v1, whole genome shotgun sequence DNA:
- the LOC136497555 gene encoding B3 domain-containing protein Os06g0194400-like, whose translation MAEAVAVAVTVAYEEQRQRQIEANKPKLEELQLHRLSAAVREAAAAAKPSSAKKGKARVPRDGAAVGAEPLRRSGRLADLPEKPVYYHVRVRKLKYNARVPLDAAERSYAISKAEELVQDLGSSFPIFIQPMIQSHVTRGFWLGLPTYFCRKHLPKSDETVTLVDEEDDESDTLYLATKAGLSTGWKGFAIEHKLHDGDCLVFQLIEQTRFKVYIIRATSYFESEH comes from the exons atggcggaggcggtggcggtggcggtgacgGTGGCTTACGAGGAGCAGCGGCAGAGGCAGATAGAGGCGAACAAGCCGAAGCTGGAGGAGCTGCAGCTCCACCGCCTCTCCGCCGCCGTCAGAGAGGCCGCCGCTGCTGCCAAACCCTCGTCG GCCAAGAAGGGGAAGGCGCGGGTGCCGCGGGACGGTGCCGCCGTCGGCGCGGAGCCGCTACGGCGGTCCGGCCGACTCGCCGACCTCCCCGAGAAGCCCGTGTACTACCAT GTCAGGGTCAGGAAGCTCAAGTATAATGCGCGGGTGCCGCTGGACGCTGCCGAGAGGAGCTACGCCATCTCTAAGGCTGAGGAGCTGGTGCAAGATCTGGGCTCCAGCTTCCCCATCTTCATACAGCCCATGATACAGTCCCATGTCACCAGAGGCTTCTGGCTG GGCCTCCCGACGTATTTCTGCCGGAAGCACCTGCCGAAGAGTGATGAGACGGTCACCCTGGTGGATGAGGAGGATGACGAGTCAGACACGCTCTACCTCGCAACGAAGGCTGGCCTCAGCACTGGATGGAAAGGGTTCGCCATCGAGCACAAGCTGCATGATGGAGATTGCTTGGTCTTCCAACTGATTGAGCAGACAAGGTTCAAG GTCTACATAATTCGAGCAACTTCGTACTTTGAAAGTGAGCACTGA